A single Pseudodesulfovibrio aespoeensis Aspo-2 DNA region contains:
- a CDS encoding TRAP transporter large permease produces MDPTIAGVTGIAIMVFLFMTRMPVAFVMMLVGFVGFSLLTSWKGGLNLMSRNIYDAFASYELSTIPLFILMGQIAFNCGISRRLYNTAYHFLGDIRGGLAMATVSACTAFGAVCGSSPATAATMSTVGIPEMKRYGYANSLATASVASGGGLGMIMPPSVVLIIYGVLTEQSIGALFVSGIFPAFLLTVLFVIAIYIQCRINPRLGPKGDSFTWPQKFRSLAGLIDTLIIFALVIGGLFRGWFTPTEAASIGVLGVLTLALIKRQLSWAAFVNSLYETLRTSCMVLVLIAGAVVFGKFLAVTRIPFDIANWVSSFDMPHFAIMGTIILIYFIGGCFMDSLALIMLTIPVFFPVVTSMGYDPIWFGIIIVLVTEMGVITPPVGINVYVVYGMCQKIAPGVTLEQVFRGIVPFMLAIIVGIALLFVFPQIILFLPGLMY; encoded by the coding sequence ATGGACCCGACAATAGCCGGAGTCACCGGCATCGCCATCATGGTCTTTCTCTTCATGACCCGGATGCCCGTGGCCTTCGTCATGATGCTCGTGGGGTTCGTGGGCTTCTCCCTGCTCACCTCGTGGAAGGGCGGGCTCAACCTCATGTCGCGCAACATCTACGACGCCTTTGCCTCCTACGAGCTGTCCACCATTCCGCTGTTCATCCTCATGGGGCAGATCGCCTTCAACTGCGGCATCTCAAGAAGGCTGTACAACACGGCCTACCACTTCCTGGGCGATATCCGGGGCGGGCTGGCCATGGCCACGGTCTCGGCCTGCACCGCGTTCGGCGCGGTCTGCGGCTCCAGCCCGGCCACGGCGGCCACCATGTCCACGGTGGGCATCCCGGAGATGAAGCGCTACGGCTACGCCAACTCCCTGGCCACGGCCTCGGTGGCCTCGGGCGGCGGGCTGGGCATGATCATGCCGCCCAGCGTGGTGCTCATCATCTACGGCGTGCTCACCGAGCAGTCCATCGGCGCGCTCTTTGTTTCAGGCATCTTCCCGGCCTTCCTGCTCACGGTCCTGTTCGTCATCGCCATCTACATCCAGTGCCGGATCAATCCCAGGCTCGGCCCCAAGGGCGACTCCTTCACCTGGCCGCAGAAGTTCCGGTCCCTGGCCGGGCTCATCGACACCCTGATCATCTTCGCCCTGGTCATCGGCGGGCTCTTCCGGGGCTGGTTCACGCCCACCGAGGCCGCGTCCATCGGCGTGCTCGGCGTGCTGACCCTGGCCCTGATCAAGCGCCAGCTCAGCTGGGCCGCCTTTGTCAACTCGCTCTATGAGACCCTGCGCACCTCGTGCATGGTGCTGGTGCTCATCGCAGGTGCGGTGGTCTTCGGCAAGTTCCTGGCGGTCACGCGCATCCCGTTCGACATCGCCAACTGGGTCTCCTCCTTTGACATGCCGCATTTCGCCATCATGGGGACCATTATCCTCATCTACTTCATCGGCGGCTGCTTCATGGACTCACTGGCCCTGATCATGCTGACCATCCCGGTCTTCTTCCCGGTGGTCACCAGCATGGGCTACGACCCCATCTGGTTCGGCATCATCATCGTCCTGGTCACCGAGATGGGGGTCATCACCCCGCCGGTGGGCATCAACGTCTACGTGGTCTACGGCATGTGCCAGAAGATCGCGCCCGGCGTGACCCTGGAGCAGGTCTTCCGGGGCATCGTGCCCTTCATGCTGGCCATCATCGTGGGCATCGCCCTGCTCTTCGTCTTCCCGCAGATCATCCTCTTCCTGCCAGGTCTCATGTACTGA